In Acomys russatus chromosome 26, mAcoRus1.1, whole genome shotgun sequence, a genomic segment contains:
- the Acd gene encoding adrenocortical dysplasia protein homolog isoform X1, whose translation MLGTGSLLLQPWIRELILGPETLSSPRAGQLLKVLQDSETPGPSSAPDTPDTGAVLLVSDGTHSVRCVVTRKAIDTSDWEEKEFGFRGTEGRLLLLQDCGIRIQIAQDHAPAEFYLQVDRFNLLPTEQPRVQVTGCNQDSDVQKKLNECLEDHLSESASSSAGLTLSQLLDEVKVDQDHRGALVRLAESCLMLVGPCTTTPLTHWTASCCQATGEAVFTVSGLLLHISENEEQILRSISSSQKVQETPDSLSHIPLEESGASVSLLSALAPLDPGQNSFQPPPAVCSTSPRPEAPSSPAGSSTPSCTPSFSPLSHALSPNKAHVSRARDHNVEMKALQWPIKKRQLFRRTGAKGAQEPCSVWEPPTRHRDASAFQYKYGTPSASLHAQVQAARLPPHLAAWALNLVMESESEFTQV comes from the exons ATGTTGGGCACGGGGAGCCTGCTCCTACAGCCATGGATTCGAGAGCTGATCCTGGGCCCAGAAACACTGTCTAGTCCACGAGCCGGGCAGCTGCTCAAG GTGCTCCAGGACTCAGAGACTCCGGGCCCATCTTCCGCCCCTGACACCCCTGACACTGGGGCTGTGTTGCTTGTGTCAGACGGAACCCACAGTGTCCGATGCGTGGTGACGCGCAAAGCCATCGACACCTCCGACTG GGAGGAGAAGGAATTCGGATTCCGCGGGACAGAGGGCcggctcctgctgctgcaggacTGCGGAATCCGCATACAGATTGCTCAGGACCATGCG CCTGCTGAGTTCTACCTCCAGGTGGACCGCTTTAACCTGTTGCCCACCGAGCAGCCCCGGGTACAGGTGACTGGTTG caACCAGGATTCAGATGTGCAGAAAAAGCTCAATGAATGCCTTGA GGACCACCTTTCAGAGTCGGCTTCGTCCAGTGCAG GCCTCACACTGTCTCAGCTTCTGGATGAGGTGAAAGTGGACCAGGACCATCGGGGGGCCCTAGTGCGCCTAGCTGAGAGCTGCCTAATGCTAGTGGGCCCTTGTACAACAACCCCCCTCACTCACTGGACTGCTTCTTGCTGCCAGGCCACG GGAGAAGCCGTGTTTACTGTGTCTGGTTTATTACTGCATATCTCTGAGAATGAGGAGCAAATCCTGCGCTCTATAAGCTCAAGTCAGAAGGTCCAGG AAACCCCCGATTCACTCAGCCACATACCACTGGAGGAAAGCGGTGCCAGCGTTAGCCTTCTGTCTGCCTTGGCTCCATTGGACCCTGGGCAGAacagcttccagcctccaccaGCTGTTTGCTCAACCTCCCCAAGACCTGAGGCCCCCAGTTCCCCAGCCGGCAGCTCTACCCCCAGCTGCACCCCCAGTTTCTCCCCCCTTAGCCATGCTCTCAGTCCAAACAAGGCCCACGTGAGCAGAGCCCGAGATCATAACGTGGAGATGAAGGCGCTCCAGTGGCCCATCAAGAAACGGCAGCTCTTCCGAAGAACCGGCGCTAAGGGAGCCCAGGAGCCCTGCTCTGTGTGG GAGCCCCCAACGAGGCACCGTGATGCTTCCGCTTTCCAGTATAAGTATGGCACACCGTCTGCCTCTCTCCACGCTCAGGTGCAGGCTGCCAG GCTCCCTCCTCACCTTGCAGCTTGGGCCTTGAACTTGGTTATGGAGTCAGAGTCTGAGTTCACACAGGTCTGA
- the Acd gene encoding adrenocortical dysplasia protein homolog isoform X2: MCRKSSMNALRTTFQSRLRPVQGEAVFTVSGLLLHISENEEQILRSISSSQKVQETPDSLSHIPLEESGASVSLLSALAPLDPGQNSFQPPPAVCSTSPRPEAPSSPAGSSTPSCTPSFSPLSHALSPNKAHVSRARDHNVEMKALQWPIKKRQLFRRTGAKGAQEPCSVWEPPTRHRDASAFQYKYGTPSASLHAQVQAARLPPHLAAWALNLVMESESEFTQV, translated from the exons ATGTGCAGAAAAAGCTCAATGAATGCCTTGA GGACCACCTTTCAGAGTCGGCTTCGTCCAGTGCAG GGAGAAGCCGTGTTTACTGTGTCTGGTTTATTACTGCATATCTCTGAGAATGAGGAGCAAATCCTGCGCTCTATAAGCTCAAGTCAGAAGGTCCAGG AAACCCCCGATTCACTCAGCCACATACCACTGGAGGAAAGCGGTGCCAGCGTTAGCCTTCTGTCTGCCTTGGCTCCATTGGACCCTGGGCAGAacagcttccagcctccaccaGCTGTTTGCTCAACCTCCCCAAGACCTGAGGCCCCCAGTTCCCCAGCCGGCAGCTCTACCCCCAGCTGCACCCCCAGTTTCTCCCCCCTTAGCCATGCTCTCAGTCCAAACAAGGCCCACGTGAGCAGAGCCCGAGATCATAACGTGGAGATGAAGGCGCTCCAGTGGCCCATCAAGAAACGGCAGCTCTTCCGAAGAACCGGCGCTAAGGGAGCCCAGGAGCCCTGCTCTGTGTGG GAGCCCCCAACGAGGCACCGTGATGCTTCCGCTTTCCAGTATAAGTATGGCACACCGTCTGCCTCTCTCCACGCTCAGGTGCAGGCTGCCAG GCTCCCTCCTCACCTTGCAGCTTGGGCCTTGAACTTGGTTATGGAGTCAGAGTCTGAGTTCACACAGGTCTGA